A section of the Thauera chlorobenzoica genome encodes:
- the hemC gene encoding hydroxymethylbilane synthase — MSQATPERIVIATRESRLALWQAEHIKARLEALYPGCRVELLGMTTRGDQILDRPLAKVGGKGLFVKELETALLDGRADIAVHSMKDVPMEMGEAFALACICAREVPLDAFVSSRYASLAEMPPGAVVGTSSLRRESQIHAQYPFLGVTSLRGNLDTRLRKLDEGQYDAIILAAAGLTRLGMGERIRSVLPAEVSLPAAGQGALGIECLAARKDVIGWLAPLADADTTACVLAERAVARALAGSCEVPLGAYAVIRAGRLWLRGFVARPDGSEIVRAEREGAAAEAESLGRALAEALRAQGAEALLADLG, encoded by the coding sequence GTGAGCCAAGCGACCCCCGAGCGCATCGTCATCGCCACCCGTGAAAGCCGCCTCGCCCTGTGGCAGGCCGAGCATATCAAGGCGCGGCTCGAAGCCCTGTATCCCGGCTGCCGCGTCGAACTGCTCGGCATGACCACCCGCGGCGACCAGATCCTCGACCGGCCCCTGGCCAAGGTCGGCGGCAAGGGCTTGTTCGTCAAGGAACTGGAAACCGCGCTGCTCGACGGCCGCGCCGACATCGCCGTGCATTCGATGAAGGACGTGCCGATGGAAATGGGCGAGGCGTTCGCCCTGGCCTGCATCTGTGCGCGCGAAGTGCCGCTCGACGCCTTCGTTTCCAGCCGCTATGCAAGCCTCGCCGAGATGCCGCCGGGTGCGGTGGTGGGGACTTCGTCGCTGCGCCGCGAGTCGCAGATCCACGCCCAGTACCCCTTTCTCGGCGTCACCAGCCTGCGCGGCAACCTCGACACCCGGCTGCGCAAGCTCGACGAAGGCCAGTACGACGCGATCATCCTCGCCGCCGCCGGCCTCACCCGGCTGGGGATGGGGGAGCGCATCCGTTCGGTGCTGCCGGCCGAAGTGTCCCTGCCCGCCGCGGGGCAGGGCGCGCTCGGCATCGAGTGCCTGGCCGCACGCAAGGACGTGATCGGCTGGCTGGCGCCGTTGGCCGATGCCGACACCACCGCCTGCGTCCTCGCCGAGCGTGCGGTGGCGCGCGCGCTGGCGGGCAGCTGCGAAGTGCCGCTCGGCGCCTACGCGGTGATCCGCGCAGGCCGGCTGTGGCTGCGCGGCTTCGTCGCCCGCCCGGATGGCAGCGAGATCGTGCGCGCCGAGCGGGAAGGGGCTGCGGCCGAAGCCGAAAGCCTCGGCCGGGCGCTGGCCGAGGCGTTGCGCGCGCAGGGGGCCGAGGCCCTCCTCGCCGATCTCGGCTGA
- a CDS encoding uroporphyrinogen-III synthase has translation MRPREQAASLSARIRAAGGHALQFPVIAVGPALDPAPLEEVTARLDAFDLAFFVSPNAANYALQFILARRPWPAGLKVATVGKGSERVLRAYGFAEVIAPQQGFDSEAVIALPEFSAAAVAGRKVLILRGDGGRELLAETLRERGASVEYVTCYRRSCPSLDPRLLLEPVARGEIDALLLTSSEGVRNLERMLGTDGLAALRPVTVFATHPRIVAQARAAGFHVVVETPAGDEGLMQALVNHFG, from the coding sequence ATGCGCCCGCGCGAACAGGCTGCGAGCCTCTCCGCGCGCATCCGTGCTGCCGGCGGCCATGCCCTGCAGTTCCCGGTGATCGCGGTCGGACCTGCGCTCGACCCGGCGCCGTTGGAAGAGGTCACGGCGCGCCTGGATGCGTTCGATCTGGCCTTCTTCGTCAGTCCGAACGCGGCGAACTATGCGCTGCAGTTCATCCTCGCGCGCCGGCCCTGGCCCGCCGGGCTGAAAGTCGCGACCGTGGGCAAGGGCAGCGAGCGCGTGCTCCGGGCTTACGGCTTCGCCGAGGTGATCGCGCCGCAGCAAGGCTTCGACAGCGAAGCAGTGATCGCCCTGCCCGAGTTTTCCGCCGCCGCCGTTGCCGGGCGCAAAGTGCTTATTCTTCGTGGTGACGGGGGGCGCGAGCTGCTTGCCGAGACCTTGCGCGAGCGCGGTGCGAGCGTCGAGTATGTGACCTGCTACCGGCGATCTTGCCCGAGCCTCGATCCTCGCCTGTTGCTGGAGCCGGTGGCGCGCGGCGAGATCGACGCCTTGCTCCTCACCAGCAGCGAAGGCGTGCGCAATCTGGAGCGGATGCTGGGCACCGATGGCCTTGCGGCCTTGCGTCCGGTGACGGTTTTCGCCACCCACCCGCGCATCGTCGCCCAGGCGCGTGCGGCCGGATTCCATGTGGTGGTGGAAACCCCGGCGGGCGATGAAGGCCTGATGCAGGCACTTGTGAACCACTTTGGTTAA
- a CDS encoding heme biosynthesis HemY N-terminal domain-containing protein: MRALIWLIGIFALAVGVAMIAGLNDGYVLVVLSPWRAQISLNLFAVVLVAGVLLIHLLLRLLTRTLALPARVAQWRERRRREKADNALHGAINAFFEGRFSQALKLASAAYATSARAGIAALVAARAAHALQDEERYREWLGHAAEQGKDSEVARLMTEAELALDSRQFDVAASRLQALREGGHKHIAMLRLESRVARALGRWEELIHIVRQLRKHKALSEEQAVPKLRRGHIERMKQLAADPPALAAYWKDIPADELQDRVLVERALALMARAGHAALVRRHTERLLDERWDSALARLYACCAGSDADAGGCLQKAEGWLERHAQDAGLLFALGQLCTRAELWGKAQSYFEASLKLAPAVDAHLALAHLFDTLERPQDAQRHYRAAAELAAGGAARTGS, from the coding sequence ATGCGCGCACTGATCTGGCTGATCGGCATCTTCGCCCTTGCCGTCGGCGTGGCGATGATCGCCGGGCTCAACGATGGCTACGTCCTCGTCGTGCTGTCGCCGTGGCGGGCACAGATTTCGCTCAATCTCTTTGCCGTCGTGCTGGTGGCCGGCGTACTGCTGATCCATCTGCTGCTGCGGCTGCTGACCCGCACCCTTGCCCTGCCGGCGCGCGTTGCGCAGTGGCGCGAGCGCCGGCGTCGCGAAAAGGCAGACAACGCCTTGCATGGTGCGATCAACGCCTTCTTCGAGGGACGCTTCTCGCAGGCGCTGAAGCTGGCGTCGGCCGCATACGCCACCAGCGCGCGCGCAGGCATTGCCGCGCTGGTGGCGGCGCGCGCCGCGCATGCCCTGCAGGACGAGGAGCGTTACCGGGAATGGCTCGGTCATGCAGCCGAACAGGGCAAGGACAGCGAGGTCGCGCGGCTGATGACGGAAGCCGAACTGGCACTCGACAGCCGCCAGTTCGATGTCGCCGCGAGCAGGCTGCAGGCGCTGCGCGAGGGCGGTCACAAGCACATCGCGATGCTGCGCCTCGAGTCGAGGGTGGCGCGGGCGCTGGGGCGCTGGGAAGAGCTGATTCACATCGTGCGCCAGCTGCGCAAGCACAAGGCGCTCAGCGAAGAACAGGCGGTGCCGAAGCTGCGACGCGGCCATATCGAGCGGATGAAACAGCTTGCCGCCGATCCGCCGGCCCTGGCCGCGTACTGGAAGGACATCCCCGCCGACGAGCTGCAGGATCGCGTCCTCGTCGAACGTGCGCTGGCGCTGATGGCCCGGGCCGGCCACGCCGCCCTCGTCCGGCGCCACACCGAGCGCCTGCTCGATGAGCGCTGGGACAGCGCGCTCGCTCGCCTGTATGCCTGCTGCGCCGGATCCGACGCCGACGCCGGAGGCTGCCTGCAAAAGGCGGAAGGCTGGCTGGAGCGGCATGCGCAGGATGCCGGGCTGTTGTTCGCGCTCGGCCAGCTGTGCACGCGTGCCGAGCTGTGGGGGAAGGCGCAGAGCTACTTCGAGGCTTCACTGAAGCTCGCTCCTGCAGTCGATGCCCACCTCGCGCTGGCCCACCTGTTCGATACCCTGGAGCGTCCGCAGGATGCCCAGCGCCACTACCGCGCGGCTGCAGAATTGGCCGCCGGGGGCGCGGCCCGGACGGGCAGCTGA
- the hemF gene encoding oxygen-dependent coproporphyrinogen oxidase, producing MTPAAVKPWLSDLQHRIVARLEAFDGQAFRTDRWDRPGGGGGLTRVIEEGAFFERGGVNFSHITGEAMPASATAHRPELAGRHFEAMGVSLVLHPRNPYCPTVHMNVRCFLARAEGKEPVWWFGGGMDLTPYYGFEEDVRHFHSACKAAVLPHGGEAEYRRLKEWCDRYFFLKHRNEPRGVGGLFFDDLGADGRTDFDAAFGLTKSVGEAFIDAYLPIAERRRGLAYGERERDFQAYRRGRYVEFNLVFDRGTLFGLQSGGRTESILMSLPPVVKWRYDWHPEPGSDEARLYDVFLKPQDWS from the coding sequence ATGACCCCTGCCGCCGTCAAACCCTGGCTGTCCGATCTCCAGCACCGCATCGTCGCCCGCCTCGAAGCGTTCGACGGGCAGGCCTTCCGCACTGATCGGTGGGACCGGCCGGGCGGCGGCGGCGGGCTGACCCGCGTGATCGAAGAGGGAGCCTTCTTCGAGCGCGGCGGAGTGAATTTTTCCCATATCACGGGGGAGGCGATGCCGGCCTCGGCCACCGCACACCGCCCCGAACTGGCCGGCCGCCACTTCGAGGCCATGGGCGTGTCGCTGGTGCTCCACCCACGCAACCCCTACTGCCCCACGGTACACATGAACGTGCGCTGCTTCCTCGCCCGGGCCGAAGGCAAGGAACCGGTGTGGTGGTTCGGCGGCGGCATGGATCTGACCCCGTACTACGGCTTCGAAGAGGACGTCCGCCACTTCCATTCGGCCTGCAAGGCGGCGGTGCTGCCCCATGGCGGTGAAGCCGAATACCGGCGGCTGAAGGAGTGGTGCGACCGCTACTTCTTCCTCAAGCACCGCAACGAGCCGCGCGGCGTGGGGGGGCTGTTCTTCGACGATCTCGGCGCCGACGGCAGGACGGATTTCGACGCTGCCTTCGGCCTGACGAAATCCGTCGGCGAAGCCTTTATCGATGCCTACCTGCCGATCGCCGAACGCCGCCGGGGCCTCGCCTACGGCGAACGCGAGCGCGACTTCCAGGCCTACCGGCGGGGGCGCTACGTCGAATTCAACCTGGTGTTCGACCGCGGCACGCTGTTCGGCCTGCAGTCGGGCGGACGCACCGAATCCATCCTGATGTCACTGCCGCCGGTGGTGAAGTGGCGCTACGACTGGCACCCGGAGCCGGGCTCGGACGAAGCGCGCCTCTACGACGTGTTCCTCAAGCCGCAAGACTGGAGCTGA
- a CDS encoding YegP family protein, with product MSVKFEISKTEKGEFHFKLLNTDGKTLLRSEGYNAKASCTNGIESVRRNAADEARYDLKTASDGRPYFNLKASNGQIIGTSPMFADASACATAVAATKSAAAGAAVDDKS from the coding sequence ATGTCCGTCAAATTCGAGATCAGCAAGACCGAGAAGGGCGAATTTCACTTCAAGCTGCTCAACACCGATGGCAAGACCTTGCTGCGCAGCGAAGGCTACAACGCCAAGGCGAGCTGCACCAACGGCATCGAGTCGGTGCGCCGGAACGCCGCTGACGAGGCCCGCTACGACCTGAAGACCGCCTCCGATGGCCGCCCGTATTTCAACCTCAAGGCAAGCAACGGCCAGATCATCGGTACCAGCCCGATGTTCGCCGACGCCAGCGCGTGCGCAACCGCCGTTGCCGCCACCAAATCCGCAGCGGCCGGCGCTGCGGTCGACGACAAGAGCTGA
- the purD gene encoding phosphoribosylamine--glycine ligase produces MKVLVIGSGGREHALAWKLAQSPRVTRVLVAPGNPGTAREPRMQNLAATAIEDLVALARSEQVGFTVVGPEAPLAAGVVDAFRAAGLPIFGPTRAAAQLESSKDFAKQFLVRHNIPTAKYRTFSDAGEAHAYIDAEGAPIVIKADGLAAGKGVVVAMTADEAHAAIDRMLSGNKMGVQYTEAGARVVIEEFMEGEEASFIVMADGRNALALATSQDHKRLQDGDLGPNTGGMGAYSPAPVVTPEVHARVMREIIQPTLAGMAADGLPYTGFLYAGLMIDEAGKPRVVEFNCRMGDPETQPIMMRLKTDLADLVEAAIAARLDQVEAEWDRRVALGVVLAAAGYPDSPRKGDAITGLPDAEPEDAHVFHAGTAEQDGRIVTAGGRVLCVTALGDNVRTAQKRAYEIAAGIAFDGCQYRRDIGHRALSRRS; encoded by the coding sequence ATGAAAGTCCTCGTCATCGGTTCGGGCGGACGCGAACATGCGCTGGCCTGGAAACTGGCCCAGTCACCCCGGGTCACCCGTGTGCTGGTCGCACCAGGCAACCCGGGCACTGCGCGCGAACCCAGGATGCAGAACCTCGCCGCCACCGCGATCGAAGACCTGGTCGCACTCGCCCGCAGCGAGCAGGTCGGCTTCACCGTGGTCGGACCGGAAGCGCCGCTCGCCGCCGGCGTGGTCGATGCCTTCCGCGCCGCCGGCCTGCCGATCTTCGGTCCGACCAGGGCTGCTGCGCAGCTCGAGAGCTCGAAGGACTTCGCCAAGCAGTTCCTCGTCCGCCACAATATCCCGACCGCGAAGTACCGTACCTTCTCGGATGCTGGCGAGGCCCACGCCTACATCGACGCCGAAGGCGCCCCGATCGTGATCAAGGCCGACGGGCTGGCCGCGGGCAAGGGCGTGGTGGTGGCGATGACGGCTGACGAAGCGCACGCGGCAATCGACAGGATGCTCTCCGGCAACAAGATGGGCGTGCAGTACACCGAGGCGGGTGCCCGTGTGGTGATCGAGGAGTTCATGGAAGGCGAGGAAGCGAGCTTCATCGTCATGGCCGACGGCAGGAACGCGCTCGCGCTTGCCACCAGCCAGGACCACAAGCGCCTGCAGGACGGCGACCTCGGCCCCAACACCGGCGGCATGGGCGCGTACTCGCCCGCACCGGTGGTCACGCCCGAAGTCCACGCCCGCGTGATGCGCGAGATCATCCAGCCAACCCTCGCCGGGATGGCCGCCGACGGCCTGCCCTACACCGGCTTCCTCTATGCCGGTCTGATGATCGACGAGGCCGGCAAACCGCGCGTGGTCGAGTTCAATTGCCGCATGGGCGACCCCGAAACCCAGCCCATCATGATGCGGCTCAAGACCGACCTCGCCGACCTCGTCGAGGCCGCCATCGCCGCAAGGCTCGACCAGGTCGAAGCCGAATGGGACCGTCGCGTCGCACTCGGCGTGGTGCTGGCGGCAGCCGGCTATCCCGACAGCCCGCGCAAGGGCGACGCGATCACCGGGCTGCCGGATGCCGAACCGGAGGATGCCCACGTCTTTCATGCCGGCACCGCAGAACAGGACGGCCGGATCGTCACCGCCGGCGGCCGCGTGCTGTGCGTCACCGCGCTCGGCGACAACGTGCGCACGGCACAGAAGCGCGCTTACGAGATCGCCGCGGGGATCGCTTTCGACGGTTGCCAGTATCGCCGCGACATCGGCCACCGCGCCCTCTCGCGCCGCAGCTGA
- the purH gene encoding bifunctional phosphoribosylaminoimidazolecarboxamide formyltransferase/IMP cyclohydrolase, producing the protein MNVTQALISVSDKRGVLDFARELSTLGIKLLSTGGTASLLREAGLPVTDVSEHTGFPEMLDGRVKTLHPKVHGGILARRDLAEHMDTIAAHDIGRIDLVVVNLYPFQQTVAKPDCTLEDAIENIDIGGPTMVRAAAKNHGNKDGGVGIVTDPEDYAGIITELKANGGKLSHPTRFALAVKAFTHTARYDSAISNYLTALVTNDAGDVSLQTYPERLQLAFDKVQDLRYGENPHQSAAFYRQPGAAEGGVAGYTQLQGKELSYNNIADADAAWECVKAFDGPAAACVIVKHANPCGVAVAASPLEAYKKAFSTDPTSAFGGIIAFNGEVDRAAAEAVSAQFLEVLIAPSYTTDALELLAGKKNVRVLSCALGQPAGAFDYKRVGGGLLVQSADEARIQIADLKVVTQRAPTETEMRDMLFAWRVAKYVKSNAIVYCKDGMTIGVGAGQMSRVDSARIARIKAENAALEIAGCVVASDAFFPFRDGLDVLAQAGATAVIQPGGSMRDAEVIAAADEQGIAMVFTGFRHFRH; encoded by the coding sequence ATGAACGTAACCCAAGCCCTGATCAGTGTTTCCGACAAGCGCGGCGTGCTCGACTTCGCCCGCGAGCTTTCCACCCTCGGCATCAAGCTGCTGTCGACCGGCGGCACCGCCAGCCTGCTGCGCGAGGCCGGCCTGCCGGTGACCGACGTCTCCGAGCACACCGGCTTCCCGGAGATGCTCGACGGCCGGGTCAAGACCCTGCATCCGAAGGTGCACGGCGGCATCCTCGCCCGCCGCGACCTCGCCGAACACATGGACACCATCGCCGCCCACGACATCGGCCGCATCGACCTCGTGGTGGTGAACCTCTACCCCTTCCAGCAGACCGTGGCCAAGCCCGACTGCACGCTGGAGGACGCAATCGAGAACATCGACATCGGCGGCCCGACCATGGTGCGCGCCGCGGCCAAGAACCACGGCAACAAGGATGGCGGCGTCGGCATCGTCACCGACCCTGAGGACTACGCCGGCATCATCACTGAGCTCAAGGCCAATGGCGGCAAGCTCAGCCACCCGACCCGCTTCGCGCTCGCAGTGAAGGCCTTCACCCACACCGCGCGCTACGACTCGGCGATCTCCAACTACCTCACCGCGCTGGTCACCAACGACGCCGGCGACGTCTCACTGCAGACTTACCCCGAGCGCCTGCAGCTGGCCTTCGACAAGGTGCAGGACCTGCGCTACGGCGAGAACCCGCACCAGTCCGCCGCTTTCTACCGCCAGCCCGGCGCGGCCGAGGGCGGCGTCGCCGGCTACACCCAGCTGCAGGGCAAGGAGCTGTCCTACAACAACATCGCCGACGCCGACGCGGCATGGGAATGCGTGAAGGCCTTCGACGGCCCGGCCGCGGCCTGCGTCATCGTCAAGCACGCCAACCCCTGCGGCGTGGCCGTCGCCGCCAGCCCGCTCGAGGCCTACAAGAAGGCCTTCTCCACCGACCCGACCTCGGCCTTCGGCGGCATCATCGCCTTCAACGGCGAAGTCGACCGCGCCGCGGCCGAAGCGGTATCGGCGCAGTTCCTCGAGGTGCTGATCGCGCCGTCCTACACCACCGATGCGCTCGAGCTGCTCGCGGGCAAGAAGAACGTGCGCGTGCTCAGCTGCGCGCTCGGCCAGCCCGCCGGCGCCTTCGACTACAAGCGCGTCGGCGGCGGCCTCTTGGTGCAGAGCGCCGACGAGGCCCGCATCCAGATCGCCGACCTCAAGGTCGTCACCCAGCGCGCGCCCACCGAGACGGAAATGCGCGACATGCTGTTCGCGTGGCGCGTGGCGAAATACGTCAAGTCGAACGCCATCGTGTACTGCAAGGACGGCATGACCATCGGCGTCGGCGCCGGGCAGATGAGCCGGGTCGACTCCGCCCGCATCGCCAGGATCAAGGCCGAGAATGCCGCCCTCGAGATTGCCGGCTGCGTGGTCGCCTCGGACGCCTTCTTCCCCTTCCGCGACGGCCTCGACGTGCTCGCCCAGGCCGGCGCCACCGCGGTGATCCAGCCCGGCGGTTCGATGCGCGACGCCGAGGTCATCGCCGCTGCCGACGAGCAGGGCATCGCCATGGTGTTCACCGGCTTCCGCCACTTCCGTCACTGA
- a CDS encoding helix-turn-helix domain-containing protein, translating to MSCSNEIAEAVLRTLDQYFRDLDGEKPAAIHDMVIRNVERPMLQFVLQQAKGNQTIAADMLGINRNTLRRKLTDYDLL from the coding sequence ATGAGCTGCAGCAACGAGATCGCGGAGGCCGTCCTCCGCACGCTGGACCAGTATTTCCGCGACCTCGACGGTGAGAAACCGGCCGCCATCCACGACATGGTGATCCGCAACGTCGAGCGCCCGATGCTGCAGTTCGTGCTCCAGCAGGCCAAGGGCAACCAGACCATCGCCGCCGACATGCTGGGCATCAACCGCAACACGCTGCGCCGCAAGCTGACCGATTACGATCTGCTGTGA
- the dusB gene encoding tRNA dihydrouridine synthase DusB, translated as MQFAGFTLRNNLVLAPMAGVTDRPFRQLCKKMGAGLAVSEMVTSNSLLYGSEKTRRRANHDGEVEPIAVQIAGADPAMMAEAARYNADRGAQIIDINMGCPAKKVCNVMAGSALMQDEPLVARILDAVVNAVPHTPVTLKFRTGWSRAHRNAPAIARIAEDAGIRAIAIHGRTRADQYMGEAEYDTIAHVKTLVKIPVIANGDITTPQKARQVLEHTGADGVMIGRAAQGRPWIFREIEHFLATGEELAPPLVSEIHQVCREHLADLYAFYGDERGVKIARKHISWYTKGLVGSAAFRRTMNLLADIPAQLAAIDDFFGQLAEAGARLHYEKEYPQELAA; from the coding sequence ATGCAGTTTGCCGGCTTCACTTTGCGCAACAACCTCGTCCTCGCTCCGATGGCCGGGGTCACGGACCGCCCTTTCCGCCAGTTGTGCAAAAAGATGGGCGCAGGGCTGGCCGTGTCCGAGATGGTCACCTCCAACTCGCTGCTCTACGGCAGCGAGAAGACCCGGCGCCGCGCCAACCACGACGGCGAAGTCGAACCGATCGCAGTCCAGATCGCCGGCGCGGACCCGGCGATGATGGCCGAAGCCGCACGCTACAACGCCGACCGCGGTGCCCAGATCATCGACATAAACATGGGCTGCCCGGCGAAGAAGGTCTGCAACGTCATGGCCGGCTCGGCGCTGATGCAGGACGAGCCGCTGGTCGCGCGCATCCTCGATGCGGTGGTGAACGCCGTACCGCACACGCCGGTGACGCTGAAGTTCCGCACCGGCTGGAGCCGCGCTCACCGCAACGCCCCGGCGATCGCCCGCATCGCCGAGGACGCCGGCATCCGCGCGATCGCCATCCACGGCCGCACCCGCGCCGACCAGTACATGGGCGAAGCCGAATACGACACCATCGCCCACGTCAAGACTCTGGTAAAGATCCCGGTAATCGCCAACGGCGACATCACCACCCCGCAGAAAGCGCGGCAGGTGCTCGAGCACACCGGCGCCGACGGCGTCATGATCGGCCGCGCGGCCCAGGGCCGGCCGTGGATCTTCCGCGAGATCGAACACTTCCTCGCCACCGGCGAGGAACTCGCCCCGCCGCTGGTGAGCGAGATCCACCAGGTGTGCCGGGAGCATCTGGCCGACCTCTATGCCTTCTACGGCGACGAGCGCGGAGTGAAGATCGCGCGCAAGCACATCTCCTGGTACACCAAGGGCCTGGTCGGTTCGGCCGCCTTCCGCCGCACGATGAACCTGCTTGCCGACATTCCTGCGCAGCTCGCCGCGATCGACGATTTCTTCGGCCAGCTCGCCGAAGCCGGCGCCCGCCTGCACTACGAAAAAGAATATCCACAGGAACTCGCCGCATGA
- a CDS encoding SulP family inorganic anion transporter: protein MKIQFRPKLFDTLPDYGRGVFFQDLSSGLTVGVLALPLAMAFAIASGMSPSAGIWTAIVAGFLIAVLGGSRVQIGGPTGAFIPIVYAIVTDYGVANLLIATMMSGVMLFAMGALRLGSMIRFIPLSVVIGFTNGIAVVIFISQIKDFLGLPIDTLPGEFFAKMAALWAALPSAHLPTVAAAVASLGVLLGWNHQARKIAWMRRMPGPLAVLVIMTAANALFALPIDTIGSRFGGIPQELPAIGLPALELGMLGKLIAPAITIALLGAIESLLSARVADNLIDDRHDPNQELMAQGIANVAAPLFGGFAATGAIARTATNIRTGGRTPVAGMIHAAVLLAVVLALAPLASHIPLATLSAIVVVVAINMGEWHALAPQELRRYSLNYRTILLATFFVTVVFDLTLAVELGMALASLFFIYRMSDLTRIERIPLEEHYGVEALTRADGSPRILAYSLFGSLFFGAANKLENLLQMQHGHPDVVILDMNKVINLDTTGLDILQTLHRNLGKRGAHLMLCGLNAQPASIVRRSGFQDALGADRISGNITTALVHAQRLSAGEAEIAYT from the coding sequence ATGAAAATCCAGTTCCGACCCAAGCTTTTCGACACCCTGCCCGACTACGGTCGCGGGGTCTTCTTCCAGGACCTTTCTTCCGGCCTCACCGTCGGCGTGCTCGCCCTGCCGCTGGCGATGGCCTTCGCCATCGCCAGCGGCATGTCGCCCAGTGCCGGCATCTGGACCGCGATCGTCGCCGGCTTCCTGATCGCCGTCCTCGGCGGCTCGCGGGTGCAGATCGGCGGCCCGACCGGCGCCTTCATTCCCATCGTCTACGCCATCGTCACCGACTACGGCGTGGCCAACCTGCTGATCGCCACGATGATGTCGGGCGTCATGCTGTTCGCGATGGGCGCCCTGCGCCTGGGCAGCATGATCCGCTTCATCCCGCTGTCGGTCGTGATCGGCTTCACCAACGGCATCGCCGTGGTCATCTTCATCTCCCAGATCAAGGATTTTCTCGGCCTGCCGATCGACACCCTACCGGGCGAATTCTTCGCCAAGATGGCTGCCTTGTGGGCCGCGCTGCCGAGCGCGCATCTGCCCACCGTCGCCGCCGCCGTCGCCTCCCTCGGCGTGCTGCTGGGCTGGAACCACCAGGCCCGGAAGATCGCCTGGATGCGGCGGATGCCCGGTCCGCTCGCGGTGCTGGTGATCATGACTGCGGCAAACGCCCTGTTCGCGCTGCCAATCGACACCATCGGCAGCCGCTTCGGCGGCATCCCGCAGGAACTCCCCGCGATCGGCCTGCCGGCGCTGGAACTGGGCATGCTCGGCAAGCTGATCGCCCCCGCTATCACCATCGCCCTGCTCGGCGCGATCGAATCCCTGCTCTCGGCGCGGGTGGCTGACAACCTGATCGACGACCGCCACGACCCCAACCAGGAGCTGATGGCACAGGGCATCGCCAACGTCGCCGCGCCGCTGTTCGGCGGCTTTGCCGCCACCGGTGCGATCGCCCGCACCGCCACCAACATCCGCACCGGCGGACGCACGCCGGTGGCCGGCATGATCCACGCCGCAGTGCTGCTCGCCGTCGTCCTCGCCCTCGCCCCGCTCGCCAGCCACATCCCGCTCGCCACCCTGTCGGCGATCGTCGTCGTGGTTGCGATCAACATGGGCGAATGGCACGCCCTCGCCCCGCAGGAACTCAGGCGTTATTCGCTCAACTACCGCACCATCCTGCTCGCGACCTTCTTCGTCACCGTGGTGTTCGACCTCACTCTCGCGGTCGAACTGGGCATGGCGCTGGCGAGCCTGTTCTTCATCTACCGGATGTCGGACCTCACCCGCATCGAACGCATCCCGCTCGAAGAGCACTACGGCGTCGAGGCCCTCACCCGCGCCGACGGCAGCCCGCGCATCCTCGCCTACAGCCTGTTCGGCAGCCTGTTCTTCGGCGCCGCCAACAAGCTCGAGAACCTGCTGCAGATGCAGCACGGCCACCCCGACGTGGTGATCCTGGACATGAACAAGGTCATCAACCTCGACACCACCGGGCTCGACATCCTGCAGACCCTGCACCGCAACCTGGGCAAGCGCGGCGCCCACCTCATGCTGTGCGGACTCAACGCCCAGCCGGCTTCGATCGTGCGGCGCTCGGGCTTCCAGGACGCACTCGGGGCAGACCGGATCAGCGGCAACATCACCACCGCGCTGGTGCACGCCCAGCGGCTCAGCGCCGGAGAAGCCGAGATCGCCTACACTTAG